Genomic window (Culex pipiens pallens isolate TS chromosome 3, TS_CPP_V2, whole genome shotgun sequence):
CAAACGACGTTGACATGGAAAACGACGATCTGATCCAGCGGCTGGAGGCCATCGAAAATGGGGAAGCGGAAGAATCAGCGAAAACGACTTTTCTTCCAAGAAAGATGAGGACAAGAAGAAAGATGATCTTTCTCCGGCGGAGACAAACCACCAGCACGGGTTGGACAAACCTGACGAGGACGAATAGCTGGAGGAAAAGATGGAATTTGACGGTGCAGTAGCAGTGGAGGACAAGAAGGAAGAATCTAGCGTGTCGGAAAAGACGACGAACGGCAAGTTCGGCCAAACGGCGCCATTCCGAGGACGAAGAGCTTGAGCCGTCGAGCAAGAAGGTTCACGTCGAAGACGACACCAAAAAGCCGGAAACAGTGACCGCCGAAAAGAAGAATGTAGGCGATGCCGGATTCTGTGCCGGAGGAGAAATCCGAATCTGAAACTGTTGTAGAGGAAAGAAGATAAGCCAGCTGTCGAAGAAAGCGTCAACGCAGAGGAAGAACCGCAAAAGGAGCCGGAAACCGTGGATGAACCGCCTAAAGAGGAAGAGAAAGTGCCGGAAAAGGAGACTGTTGTTGACAGTGCTAAGGAGCCTGTTGCCGAATCGAAGGAGGATGAAAAGACCGCGCCCGAAGAGAAGCCTTTAGAAGTGTCTGCACCTCCACCAGAACCCGATCCTGTTGAAGAGCCAGATTCCAAAGTGGAAGAATTGCCAGCTGTTGAAACTCCAGCCCTCGAAACTGCTCCTGAAGAGAAGAAAAAAGAGAAGCCTGAGGAAGTGGATTCTGTCCCGGATAAGAAGGATGAGCCGGTGCCGGAGCCCGCTGTCGATGAGAAGAAGCTGGAAGAGCCCAAGGAAGACACAAAGCCGAGCCGAGGTCAGCGTATGGTTCGACGGAACGGAGTTGCAGTTTTTGTCGGTGGAGAAGGTGATCGAGAACAAGCTGGCAGCGCCCGGTTTGGCCGGGTCCACCCAAGATCTGACCGGAATTGACTCGTCAAAGCAGTCCTCCAACGGTAGCGTGGGAAGTCTTGGCCCGTTCCAGCTGCTTTAAGCGCAACGGACAGTTCGGGGACAATCTCAGGCCAGTCGAAGGCACCACTATTCAAGGTTAAGCACACCGTCCGAGGGGCCAAGGCGCTGGCATCGTTGATGATCGAGGAATTCACCAAGAACAAGCGAGTGCTCAGCAAGGATGATGAGCTCTCGGACGCGGATCTGGACCAAAGCAGTTCCAACGCAAAGACGTCCAAAACAACCACCAAAAAGGGTGGTCGAGGAAATAAGCGAAACCGCACCGAGTCCGAAGTCGAAGCAAGCCTCCTCGAAGAGCGCCAAGAAGCAGAAACCGGACACACCCGTACCTGCCGAGCCGGAACCGCCAGTGAACCAGGGCGGTTGTGCTGTATGGCGCGGTGGTCCAACCGAAAGTACTACGCAGGCAAGGTCACAAGGGAGACAA
Coding sequences:
- the LOC120430260 gene encoding E3 ubiquitin-protein ligase RNF12-B-like; this encodes MSDGVQLPVTLIIDQLEENGICRAVATASSGESTRLLGPAHPAAGRRLLKNSSLRHRSGEETTNTPEAVPIEKDDLLERLEKIDTSSPSTKTASATTTKETGDGSSAATNDVDMENDDLIQRLEAIENGEAEESAKTTFLPRKMRTRRKMIFLRRRQTTSTGWTNLTRTNSWRKRWNLTVQRRTASSAKRRHSEDEELEPSSKKVHVEDDTKKPETVTAEKKNRKEDKPAVEESVNAEEEPQKEPETVDEPPKEEEKVPEKETVVDSAKEPVAESKEDEKTAPEEKPLEVSAPPPEPDPVEEPDSKVEELPAVETPALETAPEEKKKEKPEEVDSVPDKKDEPVPEPAVDEKKLEEPKEDTKPSRGQPALSATDSSGTISGQSKAPLFKVKHTVRGAKALASLMIEEFTKNKRVLSKDDELSDADLDQSSSNAKTSKTTTKKGGRGNKRNRTENRTHPYLPSRNRQ